The Anaerobiospirillum thomasii genome contains the following window.
AATGATGACAATTGTTGAAAAAAAACAGCTATTATCAACCTCTTATAGTGAGTAAATACAATGAATCAATTATTTAGTGTATCCGAGTTAAGCGAGCTTGCAAAGCTAATTGAACAGCCCTACTCTTCTTCCTGGAATGAATTTTCAAAGGTACTTAGTTGGGGTAATTTTAACATTCTGCAGTTAAGACAAAACTGTGGCTCTAAGGTTAACTGCCTGCTATCCATTTTTCAGTATGGACAACAGAACTATCAAAATGACGGTTTTGTGTTTCAGACTATAGCAGCAGCATTTTCACCTTCTCTTATTAACACAAATCCAACATTTAAAAGAGCAATAGATGGTATAAACTCACTTTTTGAGTTAAGAAAACTACCTATATATTATGATTATACTCAAGGATATGGGCTTATTGACCTTAGGAATCCGCCAGAGGGCTATTATGGCAAACGATCAAATGCTGCCTTATTAAAGGAGCTAGAGAAACGCGGGATCTATCATAAAGTCTTAACCTATTGCTCAGATAAGAGCATTAATGGCGATGAGTTCTCTGTCCTATTTGAAGCAACAAAAGGATTGTTTGAAGAATTAAGGCGTAAAGCAAATCTAAACAGCGGTATAGATGGTCATATGCTTATTGATCAGGCTCTTTTATGTAGTCAGCCTTTAGTAAAACTTACAAAAATGGAATCAGAGCAGGATTTAAAAGATCAGAGGGCAATAGCTCTGTTATTTAAAGCTGCCTATTCAATCATAAGGAATCCTTTAGCGCACAGACCGGTAATGTTATGTGAAGGAAAGGAAGATCTGTTTGATTTATTCACTATTATTTCATACCTATACAGAAAACTTGATAACAGTAAATGAGGGGTATAATTTTTTAAACTTGCAAAAATTCAAAAAGCGCTCTATATTAGTAGTGTCCTTAAGTCGTGGGACTAGTGCTTCAAAAACACTATGAAGTAAGAGCGCAACCTTTCTACCCATGGTATAGCTGTAACTATACTGTGCGTCTATGGTAGGTGTCGTGTGAATATATTGAATAAGCACGGCCGTCTTACTTCGGTTTTTGAGCACCTACCCACCCACTTAAGATCTCAATTCAAAAAAATAAAGTAAGGAAACAATCATGACTAAATTACAAGTCTTAAACTTTCAAGATTCAACCATTCGCACTGAGATTGATTTTAAAAATAACCTTTGGATGTGTGCCAAGGATCTATGTGATGCTTTAGGGTATTCAAACCCTCATGACGCTGTTAAAAAACACGTCCATGATGACGACCTAGCGAAACGCGAGGGCGTTGACTCACTAGGCAAAAAAGCAAAAATTAATTATATAAATGAAAGTGGCATGTATGCCCTCATCTTCGGCTCCAAACTTCCAAAGGCAAAAGAGTTCAAAAAATGGGTTACATCAGAGGTTCTGCCTCAGATAAGAAGGACAGGTACATACATGTCAGCAGAGGAAAAAGAGGCACGCCTTGAGAACTATAGAGATTTGTACTCAATCGTCTATAGAACTGAATCATGCACAGCTCCTAAACATGTGCCTTTATTCACAGATGAGCAAGCCCAGTTTGTAAAAAATTTAATTGATGTTGCAACTGCCAAAGCAAGCAGAGGTCAATATGCATTAAATGAGACGCAGCTATGCGCCTTAAAAAATCTAGTAAAGAGCTACGATCAGAACGATAGGATATTTAGAAAGCTCAATTATTTGTTAGGCGATCTGAATTGCCACGTGCTTGGCGTTCTTCAGGAGGTGATTTTATATACAATCAAGCCTATTGTTAAAGAGCACTATCCTTCTGACTTTGGAGGTTTTGACTTAGAAGATCTAGATCTTTGCATCGCTGAAAAATTTGTAAAGTGAATAGATGGTGACTAGAAAGATTAGAACGATTAGAAATGCTATAATTTAACTGACAGAGCCCCACGGCCTACGGCTTAAGCTGCGCAAAAATGTGGGGACATTTCCCCTAAGGTGCCGGATCTCTTCACGGCCTTAGGGCCCTCACTTGGCACGCTAGGTGAGACTGCCAGGCAGAGGCGCCACTTGCCTGGCGCTAGCGCATTAAATTATGATAATGATTTATAAATTGCCGCAGTAATGGTTGCAAAAAATACCAAAGTGGCAGCTGCGCCAACAATTTTCCATCTTAATGAGTCTATTTTTTCAACTTTATCTTCTAGTTTTTCAAGACGTTTAATAATGCTCTGTGTTGATGATTCTATTATCTTTAAGTCCTTTTCATGGAGCTCTTTTAAATGCTTTTGATCATTATTTAATATAGACACCCTTTCAGAAAGAGAATGCATCTTATCTGGATAATCATTTTTTGTAGGAGCAACTGAGTTGGTCTGCTCTGGGAATTGATTAGCCATGTTTTAGTATGGGCCCATTTTTAAATTTAACCATTCCCATATATCAGTAGGGGCATAACCATTAAACCCACCAGGTACAACAGATATGATAATAGCTGAAATTGGGGGAATATTAGGAGCCTCTGATATTTCACTATCTGACATATGAGGGTTATTTTTGCCACCTAGATTGAGCCTATCTCTTAGCTCGGTACTGATACCATTAAATGCAACATAGCAGGCATTTCTGTTTAAAAGCATATACATATCTGAGGGGCTTGCTATTACGCTTTTTATTCTATCCTCAAGCTCTTGAGTAATTATTGAAGTACCGACAGGCACAATCATATAAACAGGCATCATGTCTCCTAGAAATTAAAATCTATAACTATTTTAGCAAAAATGTAAAATATTTATTGATTATTGTTGCCATATTAATCAATTATTGATATAATAGAGGCCAAGGAGGTGATAATGAAAAGACCACCAAAAAAGAAACGCGCACAACAGGGTGAGCGTAAAAAAGAATGGTCTAGGACGGATAAAATTATGTTGGTAACTTCAATAGCAACAATAATTTACTACATCCTAGACCTTTACCTAAGATAAATATATAGCCCCATGGAGGTGGGGCTCTTAGATATAAGGAAGTTTAACATGAAAAAGAAATTTGAGCCACTTAATAGAATAGAGATTATGTGTCTGATTCTAATTGCTGTGAATTTGATTATGATTTGTTTAAAGATAGGAGAGATAATTAATGGCTAAGGGTGGAGCACGTGAAGGGGCTGGCCGTAAAGTTGGATCTACTACAGGCGGTACGGGCTACAAGACAGGGCGCATTGTTATATCCTGCACCAA
Protein-coding sequences here:
- a CDS encoding BRO-N domain-containing protein, which codes for MTKLQVLNFQDSTIRTEIDFKNNLWMCAKDLCDALGYSNPHDAVKKHVHDDDLAKREGVDSLGKKAKINYINESGMYALIFGSKLPKAKEFKKWVTSEVLPQIRRTGTYMSAEEKEARLENYRDLYSIVYRTESCTAPKHVPLFTDEQAQFVKNLIDVATAKASRGQYALNETQLCALKNLVKSYDQNDRIFRKLNYLLGDLNCHVLGVLQEVILYTIKPIVKEHYPSDFGGFDLEDLDLCIAEKFVK
- a CDS encoding TIGR02391 family protein, yielding MNQLFSVSELSELAKLIEQPYSSSWNEFSKVLSWGNFNILQLRQNCGSKVNCLLSIFQYGQQNYQNDGFVFQTIAAAFSPSLINTNPTFKRAIDGINSLFELRKLPIYYDYTQGYGLIDLRNPPEGYYGKRSNAALLKELEKRGIYHKVLTYCSDKSINGDEFSVLFEATKGLFEELRRKANLNSGIDGHMLIDQALLCSQPLVKLTKMESEQDLKDQRAIALLFKAAYSIIRNPLAHRPVMLCEGKEDLFDLFTIISYLYRKLDNSK